The nucleotide window TTTAAAATGCCGTCTGCTACCTGCCTCAGGCTTTTGCGCTTGTCCATGGCCATCTTCTGCATGACCCGGTACGCTTCCGATTCCGACAGGCTCTCCGCATGCATCAATGCTCCCTTTGCCTTTTCGATGACCTTGCGGTTTTCAATGGTTTCCTTGAGATCCTCGATTTTTTCCTTGAGCCCTTCCACCTGTTCCGTATGGGCCACAGCGATTTCGATTGCAGGCAGCAGGTCCTGCTGGCGTATCGGTTTGGTTAAAAAAGCGGCAATTCCGTTCTCAGCCGCCCGCTTTACGCTCTGGGGATCATAGCAGTTGGTCAGGAGCAGTACAGGGACCTTCAGTTTTTTGCGGATCTCGGCTGCAGCAGTTATGCCGTCCATTTTCGGCATGGCGACATCCAGCACCACCATGTCAGGAAAGGCTGCCAGGGCCATTTCCACGCAGCTTTGACCATCTCCGCACTCCAGCACTTCGTCGAATCCCATCTCAGTCAGCATGGCCTTCAGGTTCATCCTGATAACAGGCTCATCGTCACAGATCAGTATCGTTTTCATAGACTCCCCTTCTTGCTTGGTGTGATCAGGTTCAAGCATCAGACATGCCAAACCGTCCCCAAAAGGCCTAACCTCAAAAAAATTTGCCCTGGCCGAGTTGCGCACACAAAAAAGTTAATTATAATTTATGAGATATTTGGCGGCCAACCGAATCGAGGTGTGTAAATGCCAGAGATGCTTTCCGCTTCAGAAACGGCTTCTTCCCCTGAATTGACCGACTTCGCAGAGTACGGCAGGATCCCAAACCGGTCGAAAAGACGTTTTCCGACACTGCAACACTGTGCCGCACTTCCTGCATCCGACCGGGAAACCGCCCAATTGAAGCTTGATTTTTGTGCAGCGCCTGCGCCTCCGCGGGAAGCGTCTGTGGACGAATCGATATTCCGTGCCATCTTCGACCACTGCGGGGATGCAAACTTCCTCCTCGACCTCAGCGGCAATGTCCTGGAGGTGAACCGGGAGAGCTGCAACCGTTACGGCTATCCCCGCGACGAATTCCTGCGCATGACCATTCATCAGATCGATTCACTGGACGAGGGGGTGGACATCCCCCTGAAGCTGGCCCTGCTGATGCAGCAAGGGCAGGCGCTCTTCGACACCGTACACCTTGCCAGCAACGGCAGGAGGATTCCCACCGAAGTGAATGCCCGGCTGATCGTGCTGGGCTCCCGGCAATTCATCGCCTGCACCTGCCATGACCTCTCCAAACGCAGCAGAGCCTCCAGAAAACTCTCCATCTCGCACGGCCGTTACCGCCAGATTGCCAACCTGAGCTCGGACTATTTCTACTCCTGCATCCGCAAGAAAGACCACCCCTACCGTATCGAATGGATCGGCGGCGCCGTGGAAACCATCACCGCCTATGCAAAAAGGGAGCTGTTCGCGAAAGGTTCATGGCTGACACTGGTTCATGAGGAGGACGCGGGGCGGGTCACGGATCTCCTGCACGGCATGGCTGCGGGGGACAGCCAGAGCATGGAGTACCGCCTGGTGACAAAATCGGGCAGCATACGCTGGATCAGCAGCACCTGCCGCTGCGAAGTCGGCGACGCGTCCGGGGAACTGCGGCTTTTCGGCACTTCACAGGATATTACCCTCTACAAAAAGATCGCCGCGAAGAGGCACATGCAGCAGAGGTGGCAGGATGCCCTGCTCAAGCTCTATCGCCTGACCGAAGAAACCTGCGAGGCCATTCTTGATTTCGGTCTGGAGGAAGCGCTCAGCCTGACCGGAAGCGAGATCGGCTACATCTGCTTTTACGACGAGGAATGCGAGCTCTTTACCCTCCACTCCTGGTCCTCGTCCGTCATGCAGCAATGCGCGATCCAGGAAAAGCTGACCACCTATCCCCTGGACCATACCGGTCTGTGGGGAGAGGCGGTCCGGCAGCGCCGGGCAATGATCACCAACGACTACTCCTCCAGCCCCTGCAAAAAAGGGTTTCCCCAGGGGCATGTGCCGCTGGTGCGGCATATGAACCTGCCGATTTTCCGTGGCAACCGGATCGTGGCGGTGATCGGAGTCGCCAACAAAGCAGAGGATTATGGCGAAGACGAGGTTAAACAGCTCGGGCTGTTCATGGACGGCATCTGGAACGTGATCGAACGGCACCGGGCCGAGGAACAGCTGGCCCGCGCCAAAGAGGCTGCCGAAGCCGCCAACCTGGCCAAGACCGAATTTTTGACCGTCATGAGCCATGAAATCCGTACTCCCATGAACGGCATCATCGGCCTGACCCAGCTGTTAAGCAGCACCAATCCCAGCGATGAGCAGAAGGAATACCTGCAGGACATCAAGACCTCCACCGACAGTCTTCTGCAGATCATCAACGACATGCTCGATCTTTCTCGGATCGAGGCGGGCCGGTTCGAACTGGATCGCACCGAATTTCCGCTGAAGATCATGCTGAATGAGGCTCTCAAGCCTCTGCTGGTGCGGATCCAGTCCAAGGGGCTGACCTTCTCGCTGGACATCGGCGACGACGTGCCCGAACATGTGTCAGGGGACCAGTTGCGCCTGAAGCAGATCATCATCAACCTGGTCGGCAATGCCCTCAAGTTCACCGAATGCGGAGGCATCGCCCTGGAGGTCCGCCTCGAATCCCGTGACAAGCACCAGGCACTGCTTCATTTCGCGGTCACCGACACCGGCATCGGCATTCCGCCGGAGGCTCATGACAGGGTCTTTGCCCCCTTCACCCAGGCCGATCCGTCCACCACCAGAAAATACGGCGGCACCGGTCTCGGGCTGAGTATTTCGCGGCGGCTTGTCGAACACATGGGGGGCAGGATCTGGGTGGAGAGCGAGCCGGGCAATGGCAGCGCCTTCCATTTCACGGCACAGTTCGGGCTGGTGATCAGAAAGGCCGAGAAAAAACCGCGGCCGGTGGCCGAGCAGAGGAGTCTGCTGACGTGGGAGGGGCGTTCGCTGCACATCCTGCTGGCAGAGGATCACGATATCAACCGTAACCTGACCGTGGCTATTCTGAAAAGGCTGGGGCATTCGGTGACGGCGGCGGAAAACGGCAGGATTGCACTGGAAAACTGGGGGCAGGAACGTTTCGATATCATCCTGATGGATGTGGAAATGCCGGAGATGGATGGGTGGCAGACAACCAACCGGATCAGGGAGACGGAAAAACCGGGGGAGGCCCATGTGCCGATCATTGCCCTTACCGCCCACGCCATCAAAGGCAATCGGGAGAGCCTGCTGCAATCGGGCTTTGACGGATATGTCTCGAAACCGATCAATTTCGAGGAGCTGTGCACCGAGATCAAGCGGCTGGTAGCCGCCTGATCCCGGTCCGGCACACGTCAGCGCAATACCGCCTCCGCCAGCACTTCGGCCACATCGCGCACCCGTACTCCTTCTCCCTTCACATCCTTGAGGCCATCTTCGAACATGGTCATGCAGTAAGGGCATGACACGCAGATGGTGTCCGGCTTCTCCTGCAGCGCTTCACGCACCCGCGTCAGGTTGATGCGTTCCCCGCTGTGTTCTTCCATCCACATCCGTCCACCGCCGGCTCCGCAGCAGAAGGCCTTGTTGCGATTGCGCTCCATTTCGGCGGGGGCGGAGCCGGTGGCTGCCTCGATCACCTCCCGGGGGGCATCGTAAACGTCGTTGTGCCGTCCCAAGTAGCAGGAATCGTGGAACACGGTGGTGCCGAACTCGGCCGTAGCCTTGTCCAGCTTCAGCCTGCCCTCCTGCACCAGACTGCCCAGCAGTTGGGAGTGGTGCACCACCTCCAACTCCAGTCCGTACTGGCGGTAATCGTTCTTGAGGGTTGAAAAGCAGTGCGGACACTGCACGATGACCTTCTTGACGCCGCGCTCCCTGAACAGGGCCACGTTCTCCCTGGCCATCCGGTCGAACACGTATTCATTGCCCAATCGTCTCAGACTGTCACCGCAGCATTTCTCGTCCTTGCCCAGAATGCCCCAGGAGATCCCGGCCTTGTCCAGCAGCTGCGCCAGCGCCACGGTGACATGCTTGTTGCGGGAATCGAAGGAGCCGGCACAGCCGACGTAGAACAGGTACTCGCAGTCCTTGTCAAAGGTTTTGACATCCATCTGCGCGCACCACTTGGTGCGCTCCGAGGGGGCGATGCCCCAGGGATTGCTGCGTCCTTCCATGTTTTCGAACAGGTTGAGCAGCTCTTCCGGAAACTGCGCTTCGGTCTGCACCAGATAACGCCGCATTTCGACGATTTTGGGCATCTGCTCGATAAAGACCGGACAGGCTTCCATGCAGGCGCCGCAGGTGGTGCAGGCCCAGATGGCTTCCTCGCAGCAGTGTTCCTCACCCCCCTCGCCGATCAGCGTCTGACGGGGCTTCTGCCCCTGCTTCAGCAGCGGTCCGTTTTCCAGCAGGTTGTTCTTGATGTCGTGGATAATGCCGCGCGGATTAAGCGGTTTGCCGGTCAGGCCGGCCGGGCAGACATTCTGGCACCGTCCGCACTCGGTGCAGGCAAACGTATCCAGCAGGTCTTTCCAGGTAAAGCGGTCGACCCGGTCGATCCCGAAACTGTTGCCCAACGCGAATTCCTCGCGCGGCTGCGTGTTTGGCCTGTCCAGCCGCCGGAAAAAGCAGTTGGGGATGGCGGTGAGGATATGCATGTGCTTGCTGTTGGGCAGGTAGCTGATGAAGATAAGCAAAGCCAGGGCATGCAGCCACCAGGCAGCACCGTGGATCGGCTCAAGCAGCGTCTGCGGCAGCAGGCCGGCCACCAGGGCCGAAACAGGCATGACCTTTCCTGCGCCGGCAATGAAGGCAGCCGGATCGGTGGAACGGTACATGACCGCAGCCAGTTCCGAGCCGTTCATGAGGAAGTAGGCGCACATCAGCAGGGCGATCAGGGTCAGGATCACGAAGGCTTCCGCAGTACGCGCCTGAGGAAAGGGGGGCGACATGACCCGGCGTATGGCCGCGATCACGACAGCGGTCAGGGCCAGCGCGGAAGCGATATCGATCATGAAGGCCAGCGGCACGTACAGTGCGTACGGCAGCCTGATCAGCTTGATGCTGTGGGGGAAAAGGCCGTTCAGGATGAACTCGCCATTGGCGACGAGCAGGATCAGAAACGACCAGAAAATGACGACATGATTGATGCCGAAGGGCTTGGCAAGCACCCGCTTCTGGCCAAAGGCATACACCAGCATTTCACGCACGCGCTGACCGACGTTGTCGAAACGTGCTTCGGGCCGGCCGAGGGCGAGCAGGCTGAACCGGCGCCAGCATCCCCAGGCAAAGATGGAAAGTGAGGCTGCAAGGAGTAGTGCGAATATGATTGGGCTGGGTATCATGGAAACCTCATGTAATGTACCGGGAGAGCTCAGGACGAAAGTTTCTCTGGGCCCTCCGTGACCTCGATGGTTACGGTGTCTTCTGCTGTTGTTTCAGTGCTCGGATGTGTGCAGTAATGGCCGGCACCACCTGGAACAGGTCGCCGACGATACCATAGGTGGCGACCTCGAAGATCGGCGCCTGACGGTCGCGGTTGATGGCGATCACCATATCCGAATCCTGCATGCCCACCAGGTGCTGGATGGCACCGGAGATGCCGCAGGCAATGTAGATTTTGGGGCGCACCGTTTTTCCGGTCTGTCCCACCTGGCGGTCGGTCGGCATCCAGCCGGCATCCACCGCACTGCGCGAGGCCCCTACCACCCCGCCGAGCTCGTCGGCCAGCTCCTGCAGAATCGAGAAGTTCTCCGGGGACATCATGCCGCGCCCCCCTGAAACAATGAACTCCGCTCCGGTGATATCCACCTGGCTCTTGCCGTGGCTGTCGCGGATGATGTCGATCACCTTGGCGAGTACGCTCTCCTCCGGAACGGTGAACGATTCGCGGACAATGGTTCCCTCGGCCCCCTCCTTGCGCTCCGGCATGGGCATGACGTTCGGCCGCACGGTTGCCATCTGCGGACGGAACTTGTCGCACATGATGGTAGCCATGATGTTGCCGCCAAAGGCGGGCCGGGTTTGCATCAGATTGCGTTTTGTATCGATGGAGAGGCCGGTGCAGTCGGCGGTCAGCCCGGTCGCAACCTTGGTGGCCACGGCTCCGGCCAGATCGCGCCCCATGCCGGTTGCCCCCATCAGGATCACTTCGGGCTTGTGTTTCTCGATCAGGTGGCAGCAGGCCTCCAGATAGGCATCGGTACGGTAGTGCCGATAGACCGGCGCATCCAGCAGATAGGCCTTGGTCGCACCATGACAGAATGACTCCCGGCAGAGATGCTCCACATTTTCGCCGATCACCATTGCGGAGAGTTCGACGCCCAATTTGTCAGCCAGTTCCCGGCCGACTCCGAGCAGTTCCCAGGAGACTTTTGCCGGCTCTCCCTCGGTCTGCTCGATGAAGACCCATACGCCGCGATACAGGGCCAGCTTGGCTGCCAGGGCAACAGCTTCCGGATCGGGCTCCTCCTCAACCGGCGCTGCCGAGGCAGACAATTCAGCCAGAATCTTCTGCTCCTCGGGGGTAAAGTACATCTCCAGTGCGGTCGCCGGGCAGATCTTGACGCATTTCTGGCATCCGATGCATTTGGAGGCATCGATGATCGGCTCGCCCGCATCGTTCATTTCCACGCAGTTGACGGGACAGACACTCTGGCAGCGGGCCCCGCAGGCGATACAGGCCCCGGCGATCAGTTGCGCCACGCCGCGCGGTTTTTTGGGCTTTGTTTTAAGATCGGTCATGGAACGTCCTTCAGGTTAAGGTTGAGATTAAGGTTGAATCCGGGCTGAAGCAGAAAATTTTTCTCCACCTCAACCGGCGAGCGCAGCGAACGAAAACCTTAACCTGCTTTCACAACGGCAGCATATCCTTGGCCAGCAGCTTTTCGATCAGGAGCCGGGCGGTCCCCTGCGGGTCGGCATACCCGTCCCCCAGGATCTCTCCCTGCACCCGTTCGGGAGAAAAGATCTTGGAAACCCAGGTGGGAGAGCCTTTCAGGCCGATCTTCTGCTCATCCAGTTTGAGCACCTGGTTATTCCAGACCTCCACTTGGGCTTCGGCTGCCATCAGCCGCATCGGTACCTTGGGGTAGCGCGGCCGGTTCAGCTCGCGCACAACGGTCAACATGGCCGGCAAGGGAGCCTCGACTATTTCGTGGCGCCCTTCTAGCTTGCGGCTGACGCGGATCTTTTTGTTGACCGGGTCGAGCATTTCGATGCGGTCCACCAGGGTGAGCTGCTGATAGTTGAGCCGACTGGCAATGCCGGGGCCGACCTGGGCAGTATCGCCATCGATGGTCTGCTTCCCGCACAGCACCAGGCCTACCTCATCCATCTCCGCGTTCAGCTTGCCGATGGCAGCGGCCAGCACATTGCTGGTGGCCAGGGTGTCAGCTCCCCCGAAAACCCGGTCGGACAGCAGGATCGCTTTATCGACCCCCAGAGCCAGGGCCTTCTTCAAGGTGGCCTCGGCATTGGGGGGCCCCATGGAAATGGCTACCACGCCGCATCCGAAACGATCCTTGAGCCGCAGCGCCTCTTCCAGGGCGTGGGTATCATATGGGTTGACGATAAAGGGAATCCCCTCCCGTACCAGGGTGTTGGTAACCGGGTCGATCTGGACCTGGGTGGTATCGGGCACTTGTTTGATGCAGGCAACAATGAGCATGAAGAACCTCGCAGACGGAATCCGTCTGAAATTTACTCAAAAAAAGATTTATGTTGGGATGACCACAGACCAGCTTCGTCAAAAGCATGGGATAATTATGGGAAAACAGATTGTGCCGGTGATCAGCCGGATACGAGAAAGCCGGTTCGCGGTTCGCGACCGGCTTCATTGCCGAACCATTGCTTGACGTACGGTGACCCCGCTGGGCACCAAGCATGATATATGCCACAGCCGAGGGGTTGTTCGTATACGGCGTCAGGTCGGCAGAGAAGCTGCGCGAATTTTATTTATACCCATACGTGTAACTATTCTACTCAACACCAACAACACAGAAGGCCCTATTATGCATAAATTTTGTTCAGCCTTCAATCATAAACGCCTAAAATAACGGCAAGATGCGTATTTTTTATTCATATTTAAGCAAAATGGCACAAAGCATGCTGTAATTTTAGTTTTCATAAAAAAAGCATGCACATTTATTGTGCTCACACAAGGAGGTTTCACATGTCCAAGCTTGACGAAAAGATTGCCGGCATCTATCAGGAGGTTCTCCATCGCAATCCCGGAGAAACCGAGTTCCACCAAGCGGTCCTGGAAGTTCTGGAGTCTCTCGGACCGGTTGTCAGCAAACACCCTGAATACCTGGAACGCAAGATCATCGAACGCATTTGCGAACCGGAACGCCAGATCATCTTCCGGGTACCCTGGCAGGACGACAAGGGACAGGTCCACATCAACCGCGGCTTCCGGGTCGAGTTCAACAGCGCCCTCGGCCCCTACAAGGGGGGCCTCCGCTTTCACCCGTCGGTCTACCTGGGCATCATCAAGTTCCTCGGTTTCGAACAGATCTTCAAGAACTCCCTGACCGGCATGCCGATCGGCGGCGGCAAAGGGGGCTCCGACTTCGATCCCAAGGGCAGGTCCGATGATGAGATCATGCGTTTCTGCCAGAGCTTCATGACCGAGCTCTACCGCCACATCGGAGAGCACACCGATGTCCCGGCTGGCGATATCGGCGTGGGGGGACGCGAGATCGGCTACATGTTCGGCCAGTACAAGCGCATCACCAACCGCTGGGAGGCCGGCGTTCTGACCGGCAAAGGGCTCAAGTTCGGCGGCTCGCTCGTTCGTCCGGAAGCTACGGGTTATGGCGCCACCTACTTCATCAACGAGGCGCTGAAGGTCCGCAAAGAGTCCTTTGACGGCAAGACCTGCCTCGTCTCAGGCTCCGGCAACGTGGCTATCTACACCATCGAAAAGATCCACCAGCTCGGCGGCACATGCATCGCCTGCTCCGACTCCAACGGCGTGATCATCGACGAGAAAGGGCTCGACGTCGAACTGATCAAACAACTGAAAGAGGTGGAGCGCCGCCGCATCCAGGATTACGCGACCTACCACAAGCATGCCAAATACATCGCCAATGGCAACATCTGGGACATCCCCTGTCAGGTGGCCATGCCGTCCGCAACCCAGAACGAAATCAACGGCAAGGATGCCGCCACGCTGGTCAAAAACGGCTGCATCGCCGTCGGTGAAGGGGCCAACATGCCCACCACACCGGAAGGGGTCAAAGTCTTCCTGGATGCCAAGATCGCCTATGGTCCCGGCAAGGCCGCCAATGCCGGCGGCGTGGCCACCTCGGCCCTCGAGATGCAGCAGAACGCCCAGCGGGACTCCTGGTCCTTCGAGGAAACCGAGAAGAAGCTGGAGCATATCATGGTCAACATCCACCGGCTCTGCTACGAGACCTCGGAAGAGTACGGCACACCGGGTAACTACGTGCTTGGCGCCAACATCGCCGGTTTCGTGAAGGTGGCGGACGCCATGGTGGCTCACGGCCTCGTGTAAGCTGCAACCATTTCGCCTGTCGAAAGCCCGGCTTTGGCCGGGCTTTTTTATGCCCGGCCGCATCTTTCCGTTCATTCCGCCATGCTGCGACACTATCCTACCATGGACATAGACCTGCCTTATTGACCGAAGTCAAATACCTCGCGCATCCGCTCTCCACTCAGCCGCACCAACCGGTTCCGGCGCCGTCGAATGCCGCAAATTGCATCACTCTGCTGCATCCGTATGCAGCAATCGTTGATGAGCGCACCATCGTGTCAGGGGTGGTCAAGCTGGAGAGGTGC belongs to Geobacter sp. SVR and includes:
- a CDS encoding ATP-binding protein produces the protein MDESIFRAIFDHCGDANFLLDLSGNVLEVNRESCNRYGYPRDEFLRMTIHQIDSLDEGVDIPLKLALLMQQGQALFDTVHLASNGRRIPTEVNARLIVLGSRQFIACTCHDLSKRSRASRKLSISHGRYRQIANLSSDYFYSCIRKKDHPYRIEWIGGAVETITAYAKRELFAKGSWLTLVHEEDAGRVTDLLHGMAAGDSQSMEYRLVTKSGSIRWISSTCRCEVGDASGELRLFGTSQDITLYKKIAAKRHMQQRWQDALLKLYRLTEETCEAILDFGLEEALSLTGSEIGYICFYDEECELFTLHSWSSSVMQQCAIQEKLTTYPLDHTGLWGEAVRQRRAMITNDYSSSPCKKGFPQGHVPLVRHMNLPIFRGNRIVAVIGVANKAEDYGEDEVKQLGLFMDGIWNVIERHRAEEQLARAKEAAEAANLAKTEFLTVMSHEIRTPMNGIIGLTQLLSSTNPSDEQKEYLQDIKTSTDSLLQIINDMLDLSRIEAGRFELDRTEFPLKIMLNEALKPLLVRIQSKGLTFSLDIGDDVPEHVSGDQLRLKQIIINLVGNALKFTECGGIALEVRLESRDKHQALLHFAVTDTGIGIPPEAHDRVFAPFTQADPSTTRKYGGTGLGLSISRRLVEHMGGRIWVESEPGNGSAFHFTAQFGLVIRKAEKKPRPVAEQRSLLTWEGRSLHILLAEDHDINRNLTVAILKRLGHSVTAAENGRIALENWGQERFDIILMDVEMPEMDGWQTTNRIRETEKPGEAHVPIIALTAHAIKGNRESLLQSGFDGYVSKPINFEELCTEIKRLVAA
- a CDS encoding ANTAR domain-containing response regulator yields the protein MKTILICDDEPVIRMNLKAMLTEMGFDEVLECGDGQSCVEMALAAFPDMVVLDVAMPKMDGITAAAEIRKKLKVPVLLLTNCYDPQSVKRAAENGIAAFLTKPIRQQDLLPAIEIAVAHTEQVEGLKEKIEDLKETIENRKVIEKAKGALMHAESLSESEAYRVMQKMAMDKRKSLRQVADGILKAG
- the gdhA gene encoding NADP-specific glutamate dehydrogenase, with the translated sequence MSKLDEKIAGIYQEVLHRNPGETEFHQAVLEVLESLGPVVSKHPEYLERKIIERICEPERQIIFRVPWQDDKGQVHINRGFRVEFNSALGPYKGGLRFHPSVYLGIIKFLGFEQIFKNSLTGMPIGGGKGGSDFDPKGRSDDEIMRFCQSFMTELYRHIGEHTDVPAGDIGVGGREIGYMFGQYKRITNRWEAGVLTGKGLKFGGSLVRPEATGYGATYFINEALKVRKESFDGKTCLVSGSGNVAIYTIEKIHQLGGTCIACSDSNGVIIDEKGLDVELIKQLKEVERRRIQDYATYHKHAKYIANGNIWDIPCQVAMPSATQNEINGKDAATLVKNGCIAVGEGANMPTTPEGVKVFLDAKIAYGPGKAANAGGVATSALEMQQNAQRDSWSFEETEKKLEHIMVNIHRLCYETSEEYGTPGNYVLGANIAGFVKVADAMVAHGLV
- a CDS encoding electron transfer flavoprotein subunit beta/FixA family protein; this encodes MLIVACIKQVPDTTQVQIDPVTNTLVREGIPFIVNPYDTHALEEALRLKDRFGCGVVAISMGPPNAEATLKKALALGVDKAILLSDRVFGGADTLATSNVLAAAIGKLNAEMDEVGLVLCGKQTIDGDTAQVGPGIASRLNYQQLTLVDRIEMLDPVNKKIRVSRKLEGRHEIVEAPLPAMLTVVRELNRPRYPKVPMRLMAAEAQVEVWNNQVLKLDEQKIGLKGSPTWVSKIFSPERVQGEILGDGYADPQGTARLLIEKLLAKDMLPL
- a CDS encoding (Fe-S)-binding protein: MIPSPIIFALLLAASLSIFAWGCWRRFSLLALGRPEARFDNVGQRVREMLVYAFGQKRVLAKPFGINHVVIFWSFLILLVANGEFILNGLFPHSIKLIRLPYALYVPLAFMIDIASALALTAVVIAAIRRVMSPPFPQARTAEAFVILTLIALLMCAYFLMNGSELAAVMYRSTDPAAFIAGAGKVMPVSALVAGLLPQTLLEPIHGAAWWLHALALLIFISYLPNSKHMHILTAIPNCFFRRLDRPNTQPREEFALGNSFGIDRVDRFTWKDLLDTFACTECGRCQNVCPAGLTGKPLNPRGIIHDIKNNLLENGPLLKQGQKPRQTLIGEGGEEHCCEEAIWACTTCGACMEACPVFIEQMPKIVEMRRYLVQTEAQFPEELLNLFENMEGRSNPWGIAPSERTKWCAQMDVKTFDKDCEYLFYVGCAGSFDSRNKHVTVALAQLLDKAGISWGILGKDEKCCGDSLRRLGNEYVFDRMARENVALFRERGVKKVIVQCPHCFSTLKNDYRQYGLELEVVHHSQLLGSLVQEGRLKLDKATAEFGTTVFHDSCYLGRHNDVYDAPREVIEAATGSAPAEMERNRNKAFCCGAGGGRMWMEEHSGERINLTRVREALQEKPDTICVSCPYCMTMFEDGLKDVKGEGVRVRDVAEVLAEAVLR
- a CDS encoding electron transfer flavoprotein subunit alpha: MTDLKTKPKKPRGVAQLIAGACIACGARCQSVCPVNCVEMNDAGEPIIDASKCIGCQKCVKICPATALEMYFTPEEQKILAELSASAAPVEEEPDPEAVALAAKLALYRGVWVFIEQTEGEPAKVSWELLGVGRELADKLGVELSAMVIGENVEHLCRESFCHGATKAYLLDAPVYRHYRTDAYLEACCHLIEKHKPEVILMGATGMGRDLAGAVATKVATGLTADCTGLSIDTKRNLMQTRPAFGGNIMATIMCDKFRPQMATVRPNVMPMPERKEGAEGTIVRESFTVPEESVLAKVIDIIRDSHGKSQVDITGAEFIVSGGRGMMSPENFSILQELADELGGVVGASRSAVDAGWMPTDRQVGQTGKTVRPKIYIACGISGAIQHLVGMQDSDMVIAINRDRQAPIFEVATYGIVGDLFQVVPAITAHIRALKQQQKTP